The following are encoded together in the Bacillus cereus group sp. RP43 genome:
- the gerPF gene encoding spore germination protein GerPF, giving the protein MPSVVGNLVVQNSNGSFNLGDFYNVSPKENTKAYNGSGASNVGFVVNTFSGVSATNTFDSDLADQNQVGTA; this is encoded by the coding sequence ATGCCCTCAGTTGTGGGGAATTTAGTTGTACAAAATAGTAACGGATCTTTCAACTTAGGTGATTTCTACAACGTCTCTCCAAAAGAGAATACGAAAGCTTATAACGGCTCTGGCGCATCTAACGTTGGTTTCGTAGTGAACACTTTTAGTGGGGTTAGCGCGACTAATACATTTGATTCTGATCTAGCAGATCAAAACCAAGTTGGTACAGCATAA
- a CDS encoding YolD-like family protein: MNYVKIQEKGREWVPFTVMSEQLLSLRKIIGEKLKVQRPLLTNEVKESISDKLLTSLLSEEEMLVTYFEEGYILTSYMTVVHINPIQQIVKCTDAFYKTYIFAARDIIDVT, encoded by the coding sequence ATGAATTATGTAAAGATACAGGAAAAAGGAAGAGAGTGGGTTCCGTTTACAGTAATGTCGGAACAATTATTAAGTTTGAGAAAAATTATTGGAGAGAAATTAAAAGTCCAAAGGCCGTTATTAACGAATGAAGTGAAAGAAAGTATTTCAGACAAATTATTAACTTCATTATTGTCTGAAGAAGAGATGTTAGTGACATATTTTGAAGAAGGATACATACTTACAAGTTATATGACAGTGGTTCATATAAATCCAATTCAACAAATTGTAAAATGTACAGATGCATTTTATAAAACATATATATTTGCTGCAAGGGACATAATTGATGTAACTTAA